The Lasioglossum baleicum chromosome 12, iyLasBale1, whole genome shotgun sequence genome includes a region encoding these proteins:
- the LOC143214661 gene encoding glutaryl-CoA dehydrogenase, mitochondrial, protein MAALAHKIISRCARFHNGTLSRQISISSTLAGKTGFNWEDPFNLESQLTQDEILIRDQFRAYCQEKLQPRVIEANRKETFDREIMKELGEVGALGCSIKGYGGADVSSVAYGLLAKEIESVDSGYRSTMSVQSSLVIGSIYNHGDEAQKERYLPKLVSGELIGCFGLTEPNHGSDVGGMETRATYDQEKKIYRLRGSKTWITNSPIADILIVWAKCPDDMIRGFIVERKGNEGRLSTPKIEGKFSLRASVTGMILMDDVEVPSTNVLPKVQGLRGPFSALNNARYGIAWGALGAAEACFKAARKYTLERQQFKRPLAANQLMQVKLADMMSDIAFGLQACLRVGRLRDEGKATPEMVSMLKKNSAAKAIQIARTARDMLGGNGISDEYHIIRHVMNLESVITYEGTNDIHGLILGRAITGIQAFS, encoded by the exons ATGGCCGCTCTCGCGCACAAGATCATATCACGATGCGCTCGATTCCATAATGGAACTCTATCAAGAC AGATCTCCATTTCGTCCACACTCGCCGGAAAAA CTGGCTTTAATTGGGAGGATCCCTTCAACCTCGAGTCCCAGCTGACCCAGGACGAGATCCTGATCAGAGATCAATTTCGTGCGTACTGTCAAGAGAAGCTGCAACCACGAGTGATCGAGGCGAATCGTAAAGAGACCTTCGACAGAGAGATCATGAAGGAATTAGGCGAAGTTGGAGCACTGGGCTGCTCCATAAAGGGCTATGGGGGCGCAGACGTGTCCTCCGTGGCTTATGGTCTCCTAGCAAAGGAGATAGAGTCTGTAGACAGTGGCTATAGGTCTACTATGTCGGTACAATCCAGTTTAGTGATTGGCTCGATTTATAATCACGGGGACGAGGCGCAGAAGGAACGGTACTTACCGAAATTAG TTTCCGGCGAGCTGATCGGTTGCTTTGGTCTCACCGAGCCTAATCACGGCAGTGACGTGGGAGGTATGGAAACAAGAGCTACCTACGACCAGGAGAAGAAGATTTACAGGCTGAGAGGGAGCAAAACCTG GATCACCAACTCACCCATTGCGGACATATTGATCGTCTGGGCGAAATGTCCGGACGACATGATCCGTGGGTTCATAGTCGAGAGGAAAGGCAACGAGGGTCGTCTCTCGACCCCGAAGATCGAAGGCAAATTCTCTTTAAGAGCTTCGGTAACGGGGATGATCCTGATGGATGACGTTGAAGTTCCATCTACGAACGTTCTACCCAAAGTTCAGGGCTTGAGG GGGCCGTTCAGTGCTTTGAACAATGCTCGATATGGGATCGCGTGGGGAGCTTTGGGAGCTGCTGAAGCCTGCTTCAAGGCTGCCAGGAAGTATACTCTTGAGAGACAGCAATTTAAGAGACCTCTGGCGGCAAACCAATTAATGCAGGTCAAGCTGGCAGACATGATGAGCGACATCGCGTTCGGCCTTCAGGCATGTCTGAGGGTCGGACGGCTGAGGGACGAGGGCAA GGCCACACCGGAAATGGTCTCGATGCTCAAGAAGAACTCGGCCGCGAAGGCTATACAGATCGCGAGAACCGCTAGAGACATGCTCGGTGGCAACGGAATATCCGACGAGTACCACATCATTCGTCACGTGATGAACTTAGAAAGCGTCATTACGTACGAGG GTACGAAcgatattcacggtttgatactTGGCAGAGCCATCACAGGCATACAGGCCTTCAGTTAA